The Aedes aegypti strain LVP_AGWG chromosome 3, AaegL5.0 Primary Assembly, whole genome shotgun sequence genome contains a region encoding:
- the LOC5568271 gene encoding venom serine protease, producing the protein MNVYLSISITIVTVYSVLWSADSLGVFSECDTVRTLQEGEVLYIQSPGYGNYYKPNTNCRWRFNAPTGYNVYMNCYDVILPSSTNCLVDRIEVSLNGNALLAGATRYCGLSTFIVQSTVNKLTVGLRSPKTSSGGRFRCQIVANPPSCDCGRRRTTKIVNGMPTLVNEFPMMAGLVSLSARNVFCGATIISNRHALTAAHCLTGQKITNTALIVGDHDLSTGVDTPYSALIPISTFTIHTGYRPQTSANDIAMVRTRDQIVFNAGIGSVCLPWHWSTTTFDNYLVEAVGWGTMDFGAPASSVLRKVNLNVVNYETCRQMLNSTQITKNQICTYADARDTCQYDSGGPVFYTNPNTGIVYHIGVISYGVACASAYPSVNTRTTSYLNWIKANTAGVKYCER; encoded by the exons ATGAACGTTTATCTAAGCA TTTCGATTACTATAGTTACTGTCTACAGCGTGCTGTGGAGCGCCGACAGTCTTGGTGTATTTTCAGAATGTGACACAGTGAGAACTCTGCAGGAAGGTGAAGTGTTATACATTCAATCGCCTGGCTATGGAAACTACTACAAACCCAATACGAACTGTCGATGGCGGTTCAACGCACCTACTGGATACAATGTCTACATGAACTGCTATGACGTGATTCTTCCAAGT AGTACAAATTGTTTGGTGGATCGTATTGAAGTTTCACTCAATGGTAATGCTCTTCTCGCGGGAGCTACTCGGTACTGTGGGCTGTCCACGTTTATCGTGCAATCAACCGTCAACAAATTGACGGTTGGTTTGAGATCTCCGAAGACTTCTAGTGGAGGTCGGTTTCGTTGTCAAATTGTAGCTAATCCCCCATCATGCGACTGCGGTCGTCGAAGGACGACAAAGATCGTGAACGGTATGCCGACTTTGGTAAACGAGTTTCCCATGATGGCTGGGTTAGTGAGTTTGTCCGCGAGAAACGTATTCTGCGGGGCTACAATCA TATCGAACCGTCATGCTCTAACTGCCGCACATTGTCTGACAGGTCAGAAAATTACCAACACCGCTCTGATAGTGGGTGATCATGATCTTTCTACCGGAGTAGACACTCCTTACTCTGCGTTAATTCCGATCAGCACCTTTACGATCCACACTGGTTATCGTCCACAGACTTCCGCAAATGACATAGCCATGGTACGTACTCGGGATCAAATAGTTTTCAATGCAGGAATTGGATCAGTATGTCTACCATGGCATTGGTCTACGACAACGTTCGACAACTATTTGGTGGAAGCTGTCGGATGGGGAACAATGGATTTTGGGGCACCAGCGTCGTCAGTGCTGCGGAAGGTCAATTTGAACGTGGTCAACTATGAGACCTGTCGACAGATGTTGAACAGTACGCAAATTACAAAGAACCAGATTTGTACGTACGCGGATGCGAGGGACACGTGCCAGTATGATTCGGGTGGACCGGTATTCTATACTAATCCAAATACAGGAATAGTGTATCATATTGGAGTGATTAGTTATGGAGTGGCTTGTGCAAGTGCCTATCCGAGCGTGAATACGAGGACGACGTCCTACCTGAACTGGATTAAGGCTAATACAGCGGGGGTGAAGTACTGTGAACGGTAG